A portion of the Streptomyces sp. NBC_01335 genome contains these proteins:
- a CDS encoding MbtH family protein, with translation MTNPFDDQDGTFLVLVNDENQHSLWPQFADVPEGWTVAHGPDTHPACLEYVEQSWTDMRPRSLADAMNTQR, from the coding sequence ATGACCAACCCCTTCGACGACCAGGACGGCACCTTCCTCGTCCTCGTCAACGACGAGAACCAGCACTCGCTGTGGCCGCAGTTCGCGGACGTGCCCGAGGGCTGGACCGTCGCCCACGGCCCCGACACCCACCCCGCGTGCCTGGAGTACGTCGAGCAGTCCTGGACCGACATGCGGCCCAGGAGTCTCGCCGACGCCATGAACACCCAGCGGTAG